The genomic stretch CTTGATTTCGTTACGCACCTGATTTGGTAAGCTCCGTTCAATCGCAGGATTATTCCGTGCAATCAATTGTATATCTTCGGCTGTTTCACCTTGAAGCACCCAACTTTGGCGTTGATGGGGAAGGGTGATTTTCCAGCCTTGACGAACAACGGGATCGCAAGGATAGGGAGCCGAGATATTTTCACAACCGCTTGCCCAAGTTGTTTTTGTAGAAACAATCTTAGTTAGTTGGGGTTGTTCAGAATAGCCCCATTCTTTTGCTAGGCGAGTCGCTGCGGTGATCATTTGTGGTGGCGGAACTTCTTGGGCAGGTTTTCCTACAGTATGGACGTTTTGCCCATTTTTTTGCATCAAGACGATAAAGATTCCATCTTCTGTAGCGAAATAAACTAAGCTTTGATGCTGATCGGCGATCGCAATTTTCCAGTGAGCTGGAGCTTGGTACATCCAGATATCGCCCTTACCGATGCGCTCGACTTTAACAACTTTTGCTGTGTTATCGAGTTTCTCTTTGGCGATCGCTTTTTTAAGTACCTGTTGGGCGATCGATTCCGCTTGTGGCGTAGCCAAAATTTGTGGATTAGCAACAGTAGGCTGTAAAGGAATTAGCGAACTAGAAAGAAGCAGACATCCACAAAGAGTTGATTTTATTAAGGCTTGGGGAAAGAAATGTTGCAGCATAGGTATTGAGATAGAAATTTCAGTAAATCTTGTAATTTCAAGTTAACCAATAAATATCAAGACTGAGGATTGAGTTACAGTTTTAGCAACAAAATAAGTTTTTAATTATGCCCAGCTACTTATCAATCTGGATAGGGATCGGGGCGATCGCCTTAATGAATAAATCCGAAGACTCAGACTTGAGTTATCGATTTAGAAACAAGTGGAAAATTTAAGAGCGTATTAAACTCGACAAAGATTGGGCGATCGCTAGAATCAACGTTCCAGAATTTTGCGAATATTAGGAAGGGCGGATTCAATTAAGGATTGAGAGGCGATCGTTTGCTGCCAACTTTCTCGTTGCGCGAGGCGCTCTGACCAAGCTTTTAAGCGAGGATAGTCATCTAGAGGTAGCGCAGGAATTAATGTGCCAGCCACAGCTTCCGCAAGGGTAAATTCTTCTTTGGCAAAGTGAGTTCGCCCATCGAGCAATTCTTCAAAGAACTGTAAAACGCTGGTTACTCGCTGTTGTGCCGCTTCAATTTTTCCAAGGTTCAACTTCTAATACACACTTTGCTTGACAGTCTCCCTCATGTGTACCTGTGGTCATAATTTCTCGAACTATTTCTCTATATAGTTCATAGCGTTTGCCATCTTCGGAATATCATTCTACAAATTCTTCAAAGCTTATACAATCTCTATTGACTAATCCGCTTGCAACTAATGATTGGATCATGGCAACACCTATAAACTCTTCGGCTCTGATTGCTTAGTATATTTTTTTAGGGCAGATTTCAGGCGAATATGTTTAGAAATGCGATGAATTGTATTGCTTGAGAACACGACCCGTACTAGTAAACGAAATTCCTTGAGCAGAGGCAGTGCTAATCATGATGGCTTCAACTACGGGGGCATATACCTTTTTCTCCGCAGTCCATTCAACAATAAAATTTGCGCCTGCACCTCCAGCAACATCATCTGTTTCAATAAACACCTCAGTAGAGGCAAGGGGTTGTAATTCCACAGGTTGACTGATGTATTGCCGAACCAATTTTCCCTTTGTGTCGTAATAACGCACCGAGGCGATCGCAATGGAATTATTCAGGTCAGTATTGCGAATGCTGAGGGTAGCTGATAGATTTAGCCCTCGATCGGGACTATTGTTGTGATAAATATGCGAGTAGATTGGCACATAAATGAGCTGCCCTGACACTACCTTGGCGCGATTAATCACTGTAGTTTTAAGCTGAGTTAAAGGATTAGTAGAGATATCCTTTCTTTGAGATAAATTTGAGGGAGAACAGGATGTCAATGCGATCGCTATGAGCAGTCCACTAACTGATAAATATGCTTTCATTTTCACTAAACCGTAGGATTGAAATATCACTCTTAATAAACAGTGCCTTCACTTTGCAATAGAACTGCACAGGCTAGAGATATTGAGCTAAAGTAGAGATAGGCGGCTCTATGTTGTGTTCTTCAGTACAAAGAGCATAAAGGCATAAATCTATGAAAGCATTATTAGCAGCAGTTACATCTCTTGGGGTGATGTGTTCATTTGTGGGAACAGCGATCGCAGATGTGTCGATTAGTATTAGATTCGGCTCAAGCCCATCGTACAATTCCTATCGAAGTTATCGATCCTATCGCTCTAACATCTATCAGCCAACATATCCTAGCGTTCCTTATCAAAACAATCATTATGATCATTTTGATCGCTACAATCGGAATATTAATTCCTCAGTCATAGTTCCTAATCTATATCCATCTTCTAGCTACCATAGAAATTCTTGGAACTATGCTGTACCAACAATTATTCACCGATCCAACTCCTTTGAGCGTCACTATAGCAATCATCAAGGTGATCGCTACATTATCGAAAAACGGATAATCCGAATTAGATAAATACAAAAAAGAGCCTACATGTAGGCTCTTTTTTCGTTAGACAGGCTGTTTGATATTTTCTTCGCCTTGGGTAATGGTGATCGATTCAATGCGATCGCCGACTTGGATTTTTTCGACTAACTCCATACCATCAGTCACATAGCCAAATACAGCGTAGGAACCATCGAGAAAGTAAATATCATCAAGGGCAATATAAAACTGACAGGAAGCAGAATTAGGAGACTGAGATCGTGCCATCGCGATCGCACCTTTGTTATGACGTAACTTTGGTTTTTGGGTGGGGGGTAAGATTTCACCATAGACAGGTTGCTTTGCCCCATCAGGAAGAATTTCGAGGGGAATATATCGAGTCTGAGATGTGACTGGATCTACAAAGTTACCAGTACCATTACCGAGTGGATCACCACCTTGAGCCACAAAAGGAGTAGGTTCTTTCACTACACGATGAAAGGTTAAACCATTATAGAGACCACGTTTAACCAAGTCTGCGAAGTTACCTGCGGTCAATGGAGCATTAGTACCATCAAGATCAATCTTGACAGTCCCTGATTTTAGTTTTAGTTCTACTGTCGCCTTACCTTTAAGTTGTACAAATTTCGCAAGGGCAGCTTCCAAAGAATTTGGACTGGCGCTAGGTGAAGCATCAGCAACTTTGGTAGGCGATGCCTTAGCAGTAGCAGTCGAGGACGCAGAAGCACTTGGTGATGCGCTTGGTGATGCACTAGCGGAAACACTGCTACTGTTACTACAACTAGTAAGTAGAATGCTGATTGCCAAAAAACAACTAAAAATCCAACGAAACATTTTTACACCTTAATAATTTCAGTATTAATTTAAAACCAAATGCAGCATTTCACACCACAGATGATCAACAAGCTTGGAGATGCTTAACTGATGTTTAACTTTAGACGCAAAAAAAGGCTCCGAGGAGCCTTTTTTATTTATAAACCTTCGAGGGGTACTGATAAAAACTTAGCAATCTCGGCAGCTCGATCTTCAAGGACATTCAAGGCGATCGGTTGACCAACCTCAGAAAGAGGCAAATCACCTCTGCCCTTGACCCGCAAATATAGCGCTCTCTTTGGATTTAAGCCTTCGCGAATCTCTACACGCACTGCCTGTACATCCGCAATATTGTAGGTAAGCTCAATGTTTTTGCTTTGGCTACGTCCACGACGGAACAATGTTACCTTGCCATTATTGCGATCGAACTCGTTGTAGCCGCTACCGTAATCAACAGCAATAACGTATAGCAAATATATTTCTAGCAAAGTACCAGCAATCCCATAAAAGGAAAGCGCCAATCCTTGTGGCACAAAATCCATTTCTAAAGGCTGGGAAAATGGCAACAAATTAATTTTTAAGAAGCTAGATAGTCCTGCTAGCAAGAATCCCAACGCACCTATGGCAACAATAACCGCAAAGCCATAGTTACTAACGCGTCGTGACCCAACAATGTCATATCGCAGAACATTGGATTGAGATTTTGTAGTTACCATCGGTTGAAAAAATATAAAAAAAATTACGACATCTAGAAAAACAGTATATAGCGGCTTGCAGCTTCTCGCCAAATATCCGACAGGTTCTAAGCTATGATGCAAAGGATTTGCTAAGCAATAATTCGCAGAGTATCCTACATACACAAGCACCTCAAGGCTGACATCCCGACTGTCACTTATTGTTACTTAATAATTCCCAATTAATCGTGAAAAAATCACTCAACTATTCTCTAAAGCAAAGTATCCTAGCCGCGATCGCCGTTAGCTGTGTTTCCGTTGTATCTGCTTGCCAACAACCACCCGCACCTACTGAAACTGCGGCGACTCCTGCTTCAAGTGCTAAACCTACTGCTACTGCTTCGGCATCTCCTAGCACCTCTGCATCTCCTAGTGCTAGCCCCTCTCCAAAATCTACTGAATCTGCTTCAAGCACGGGCAGTACCAATCCCGCTAGCCTTGATAAAGTCGCAGGTGAATATAAAGTTGTTTTAGATCCAAAAGTTTTAGCTGATGCTGAGAAGGAAGGCGTTAAGTCTGTAACTGGTAAGTGGACAATTAAAGCCGAAGGTAGTTTTGAAGCTACATTAAAAGCAGTTTCGACTAAGGATGAAGTTCAAGAAATTAAGACTGCTGGCAAGATTTCGATCAAAGATGGCAAAGTTGTCTCTCAGGTTGAAACTGTTAATGGGGAAAAACCACCGACAGCCCCTCCTGAACAGCCCTACACCCTTTCTGCTGATGGTAAGGAATTACAAGCTGATGGTCAGCCTGTAAAACTAGTTAAGCAATAGTTTTGTGAAGGAGCAAAGACATTAAAGATATAAAAACATCAAACATCTTTGCTTACAGCGCTTTGCGCTGTCATAAAACCCAGTGAAATTTTTGCAAGTGCTGCTTTGCGGCACTTGCAAAAATTTCACTGGGTCTTTTAGCTATACAAGGTGCTTATGTACAACAGTTTTTATTCATCCCACGATCGCATTTATAACTTTGAAGAATTGGCTTTTCCCACCGCAGGAGTGGAGTTTAGTTGTAATCATTTGGATGATTTATCTGAAAATTTAGAAATTAAGGGCGATCGCCTCAAGCGTCCCTACATTATTTTTAATATGGTTTCGAGTGTGGATGGCAAAGCCACAACCTATGCAGGTAAACTTACAGGATTTGGTTCGCGCCCCGATCGCAATTTGATGAAGCGGTTGCGATCGCAGGTAGATGCAGTCTTAGCAGGTGGTGGCACATTACGCCATGATGCTTTTATCCCCACATTGCCCCCAGAACTCCTAGAAGAGCGCCAAAAGCATTTTGACAATCCGCAACCCCTTGGCATCGTAATTAGTAACTCAGGTGATCTGCCTAAGGAACATCGATTTTGGAATGCTGGTAGAGATTTACGAATTGTTTTACTAGGTGAAAATGCGTCACCTGAAGCATGGCTGTACGAAAAGGCACAGGTTTTTAAATTTCCAGTTCAAGACCAGAAAATAGATTTAAATCAAGCTTTATCAATGCTATTTGAGAAGTTTGGCATTAAGCGACTGTTGGTAGAAGGTGGTGCATCTTTAAATTACTCCTTGATATCTCAGGGCTTTGCCGATGAAATATTTCTAACCCTATCACCACATATAGTAGGGGGTATGAAGAACATGTCGATTATTGCTGGTGAAGACTATGGTATGGGCGGCGGCGATTTACCCAAACTCAAATTGCGATCGCTGTATCATCATGATTCAGAACTATTTTTGCGATATCAATTTGATCGTTAAGTATGGCTACTGTTGCCCTAGCTGCGTTTATCCTGTTGCGAGTAGGTTTCTGGCTATTCGCGCCCCCAAATCCCGATGAAGCTTACTATTGGCTTTGGGGACAGCATTTAGATTTCTCCTACTATGATCATCCACCGTTGCAGTCATGGTTACAGGGATTAATTACTGCTTGCTTGGGCAAATCTCTATTTACTTTGCGATCGCTAAATGTCATTACTAATGGCATTTTTTTCTATACCTATTACCAACTGCTCCAATATCTCTATGGCGATCGCGTCAAGCGTTATATCTGGTGGATAATTCTCGCCATTTTCGCATCTCCTCTCTACAGCATCATGTTGTCATTGGCATGGCATGACCATGTGGCAATTACCCTAACCTTGATGGGCGCTTATTTATGTATAAGATTTCTCGATGAATATCTGATTGATGGCAAAGGCTCAAGTTGGCGACTATATGGCAGTGCGATCGCTTTATCCTTAGCGCTGATTACGAAATACAATTCCCTCTTTATGACCTTGGGATTGTTAGTTGCGATCGCGACGCATTCCCAATTACGGAAGCTATTTAGAGATATCCGTTTGTGGTTATGCGTGGTGATAGGAGCAATTGTCTTTACCCCTGTTTTCTATTGGAATTACAGTAATAATTTTCAATCATTTCGCTTTTATGCAAGTCGTAGCGTTGATAGTGGCTTGCCAATCATGCGCTTGCTAGAGCCTTTAGGATTTATTGGCATTTCTCTATTAATGCTTTCTCCCTTTGTGGCATGGTTGTTGTGGAAAGGATTTAAAGAAAAATTGCCACTTCAGGAAACAGTTTATAGACATATTGCCTTGTGGACATTTGCCGTACCCACATTTCTACTAATCGCAATTTCGCTAATTTCTACAGCGCTTTATTATTGGAATATCCATGCCTACCTATTGCTATTTCCATTGCTACCATTAGCTCTAGAATCTAGACCACAGATAAAGT from Pseudanabaena sp. Chao 1811 encodes the following:
- a CDS encoding glutathione S-transferase family protein, with amino-acid sequence MNLGKIEAAQQRVTSVLQFFEELLDGRTHFAKEEFTLAEAVAGTLIPALPLDDYPRLKAWSERLAQRESWQQTIASQSLIESALPNIRKILER
- a CDS encoding DUF3124 domain-containing protein, with the translated sequence MKAYLSVSGLLIAIALTSCSPSNLSQRKDISTNPLTQLKTTVINRAKVVSGQLIYVPIYSHIYHNNSPDRGLNLSATLSIRNTDLNNSIAIASVRYYDTKGKLVRQYISQPVELQPLASTEVFIETDDVAGGAGANFIVEWTAEKKVYAPVVEAIMISTASAQGISFTSTGRVLKQYNSSHF
- a CDS encoding peptidylprolyl isomerase; this translates as MFRWIFSCFLAISILLTSCSNSSSVSASASPSASPSASASSTATAKASPTKVADASPSASPNSLEAALAKFVQLKGKATVELKLKSGTVKIDLDGTNAPLTAGNFADLVKRGLYNGLTFHRVVKEPTPFVAQGGDPLGNGTGNFVDPVTSQTRYIPLEILPDGAKQPVYGEILPPTQKPKLRHNKGAIAMARSQSPNSASCQFYIALDDIYFLDGSYAVFGYVTDGMELVEKIQVGDRIESITITQGEENIKQPV
- a CDS encoding photosystem I assembly protein Ycf4 — its product is MVTTKSQSNVLRYDIVGSRRVSNYGFAVIVAIGALGFLLAGLSSFLKINLLPFSQPLEMDFVPQGLALSFYGIAGTLLEIYLLYVIAVDYGSGYNEFDRNNGKVTLFRRGRSQSKNIELTYNIADVQAVRVEIREGLNPKRALYLRVKGRGDLPLSEVGQPIALNVLEDRAAEIAKFLSVPLEGL
- a CDS encoding RibD family protein, which codes for MYNSFYSSHDRIYNFEELAFPTAGVEFSCNHLDDLSENLEIKGDRLKRPYIIFNMVSSVDGKATTYAGKLTGFGSRPDRNLMKRLRSQVDAVLAGGGTLRHDAFIPTLPPELLEERQKHFDNPQPLGIVISNSGDLPKEHRFWNAGRDLRIVLLGENASPEAWLYEKAQVFKFPVQDQKIDLNQALSMLFEKFGIKRLLVEGGASLNYSLISQGFADEIFLTLSPHIVGGMKNMSIIAGEDYGMGGGDLPKLKLRSLYHHDSELFLRYQFDR
- a CDS encoding ArnT family glycosyltransferase, whose protein sequence is MATVALAAFILLRVGFWLFAPPNPDEAYYWLWGQHLDFSYYDHPPLQSWLQGLITACLGKSLFTLRSLNVITNGIFFYTYYQLLQYLYGDRVKRYIWWIILAIFASPLYSIMLSLAWHDHVAITLTLMGAYLCIRFLDEYLIDGKGSSWRLYGSAIALSLALITKYNSLFMTLGLLVAIATHSQLRKLFRDIRLWLCVVIGAIVFTPVFYWNYSNNFQSFRFYASRSVDSGLPIMRLLEPLGFIGISLLMLSPFVAWLLWKGFKEKLPLQETVYRHIALWTFAVPTFLLIAISLISTALYYWNIHAYLLLFPLLPLALESRPQIKSHRLQVFYGAQVAGLLFTAFFVWNSSVFPVSALFGKDGDQDGRMLFGWSEVASEVQKIANTLPEKPLLITSDYRSAAALAYEMNNLNVTALSKRISQFTLWNLQNAAQQKGKNAIFISDQWYPLTEEAIAHFENIQPISKVAITRFGVYLKTYEIAIAQNYQP